The Chitinophagaceae bacterium genome includes the window TACAAAAAGGAACTATATCCCCCCATCAAATGAAAATAGCAATATACATCATCACTATACTGTCCCTTCTTACAGGTATAACGCTCCTGCTCCATACTTTTGCTCACAACAAAACCCTCCTTTTTGTATTTCTATCCATAGGAATACTCAGTATCATTGCCGCTATAGCATACACAAACGGAAAAAAACCATACGGATACAAAGGATTAGGAGACATATTTGTCTTCCTCTTCTTCGGAATTATAGCTGTAGAAGGTAGTTTTATAATTTTTACTTCCAAATTCAACCCCCAAATACTCCTTCCCGCAATAACTATGGGAACCTTTGCCACAGGAGTCCTCAACATCAATAACATAAGAGACATCCAAAGCGACAAAATCGCAGGAAAACGCTCCATACCCGTCAGAATAGGAAAAACAAATGCAATTCTATACCAATGGACACTCATAATAATAGGCATAACAACTACCACCATCTATACATACATAAATAACTACCAACCTTCCCATCTTTTGGCAAGCCCTCTTTTTATCGCAATAACCATACTACTCCATAAACACACAGAAGCACACAAAATAGATTCTTTACTCAAAGCAATGGCT containing:
- the menA gene encoding 1,4-dihydroxy-2-naphthoate octaprenyltransferase, whose product is MLLSKVTHWINAIRIRTLSLSLASILFATIIASKQTPINWNIFSLTLITAFLLQILSNLANDYGDSIHGADNNNRKGPTRSVQKGTISPHQMKIAIYIITILSLLTGITLLLHTFAHNKTLLFVFLSIGILSIIAAIAYTNGKKPYGYKGLGDIFVFLFFGIIAVEGSFIIFTSKFNPQILLPAITMGTFATGVLNINNIRDIQSDKIAGKRSIPVRIGKTNAILYQWTLIIIGITTTTIYTYINNYQPSHLLASPLFIAITILLHKHTEAHKIDSLLKAMAISSLLFVILFGFGNI